Proteins from a single region of Streptomyces vinaceus:
- the scpB gene encoding SMC-Scp complex subunit ScpB — MSDVVGLALKPALEAVLMVVDEPATEAHLAKVLDRAPREVADALRELADEYTVQGRGFELRLVAGGWRFYTRAQYAAAVESFVLDGQQARLTQAALETLAVVAYRQPVSRSRVSAVRGVNCDGVMRTLLQRGLVAEAGTEPETGAILYRTTNYFLERMGLRGLDELPELAPFLPEADAIEADTQEGVPSFDPDAPDTDEDDKTTEL; from the coding sequence ATGAGTGACGTGGTCGGGCTCGCGCTGAAGCCCGCCCTGGAGGCCGTCCTCATGGTCGTGGACGAGCCCGCGACCGAGGCGCACCTCGCCAAGGTGCTGGACCGCGCCCCGCGCGAGGTCGCGGACGCCCTGCGCGAGCTGGCGGACGAGTACACCGTCCAGGGGCGCGGCTTCGAGCTGCGGCTCGTCGCGGGCGGCTGGCGTTTCTACACGCGGGCGCAGTACGCGGCCGCCGTCGAGAGCTTCGTACTGGACGGCCAGCAGGCCCGGCTGACCCAGGCTGCCCTGGAGACGCTGGCGGTGGTCGCGTACCGCCAGCCGGTGAGCCGTTCGCGGGTCTCGGCGGTCCGCGGAGTGAACTGTGACGGGGTCATGCGGACCCTGCTCCAGCGCGGTCTGGTGGCCGAGGCGGGCACGGAACCCGAAACAGGTGCGATCCTGTACAGGACGACGAACTACTTTCTGGAGCGGATGGGCCTGCGCGGCCTGGACGAGCTCCCGGAGCTCGCGCCCTTCCTCCCCGAGGCGGACGCGATCGAAGCCGATACGCAAGAGGGTGTTCCGTCGTTCGATCCGGATGCACCGGATACCGATGAAGACGACAAGACGACGGAACTTTGA
- a CDS encoding pseudouridine synthase yields MRSSGNGNGGGNRNSGGGGGGRGNSRGGSSSGGGGYRGGGSSGGGGQRGGSGGGGYRGGSSSGGGYGGGSGSGAPRDRDRDQAPQRPRNPRPEERRYDVGPEGERSRGGGANAGRGGARGDAARGGAKGGPRTSKTPGIGGAGGPRRGPGSRSGQSRPRELDARIEERVRDRYADKPVIKTPKTFPGAEQEGERLQKVLARAGMGSRRACEELIEQARVEVNGEIVLEQGKRVQPKDEIKVDGLTVATQSYLFFALNKPAGVVSTMEDPDGRQCLGDYVTNRETRLFHVGRLDTETEGIILLTNHGELAHRLTHPKYGVKKTYVAAITGSLPRDIGKRLKDGIELEDGWARADNFRVLDQVGKNYMVEVTLHEGRKHIVRRMLSEAGFPVDKLVRTSFGPIELGDQKSGWLRRLTNTEVGMLMREVGL; encoded by the coding sequence ATGCGAAGCAGCGGCAACGGCAACGGTGGCGGCAACAGGAACAGCGGCGGCGGCGGTGGCGGGCGCGGTAACAGCCGCGGCGGCTCCTCCTCCGGCGGCGGTGGCTACCGCGGCGGCGGCTCCTCCGGCGGAGGCGGCCAGCGCGGCGGCTCCGGCGGCGGTGGCTACCGCGGTGGCAGCTCCTCCGGCGGCGGCTACGGCGGCGGCTCCGGCTCGGGCGCCCCGCGCGACCGGGACCGCGACCAGGCCCCGCAGCGCCCCCGCAACCCCCGCCCCGAGGAGCGTCGCTACGACGTGGGCCCCGAGGGCGAGCGCAGCCGCGGCGGCGGTGCCAACGCCGGTCGCGGCGGTGCCCGCGGTGACGCGGCGCGCGGTGGTGCCAAGGGCGGTCCCCGCACCTCCAAGACCCCCGGCATCGGCGGGGCCGGCGGCCCGCGCCGCGGCCCCGGCAGCCGTAGCGGCCAGTCCCGCCCCCGCGAGCTGGACGCGCGGATCGAGGAGCGCGTGCGCGACCGGTACGCCGACAAGCCCGTGATCAAGACCCCGAAGACCTTCCCTGGCGCCGAGCAGGAGGGCGAGCGCCTGCAGAAGGTGCTCGCGCGGGCCGGCATGGGCTCGCGCCGCGCGTGCGAGGAGCTCATCGAGCAGGCCCGCGTCGAGGTCAACGGCGAGATCGTGCTGGAGCAGGGCAAGCGCGTCCAGCCGAAGGACGAGATCAAGGTGGACGGCCTGACGGTCGCCACCCAGTCGTACCTGTTCTTCGCGCTGAACAAGCCGGCCGGTGTCGTCTCCACCATGGAGGACCCGGACGGCCGCCAGTGCCTGGGCGACTACGTCACCAACCGTGAGACGCGTCTCTTCCACGTCGGCCGGCTCGACACGGAGACCGAGGGCATCATCCTGCTCACCAACCACGGCGAGCTGGCCCACCGCCTCACGCACCCGAAGTACGGCGTGAAGAAGACGTACGTGGCCGCCATCACCGGCTCGCTGCCGCGCGACATCGGCAAGCGCCTCAAGGACGGCATCGAGCTGGAGGACGGCTGGGCCCGCGCCGACAACTTCCGCGTCCTGGACCAGGTCGGCAAGAACTACATGGTCGAGGTGACCCTCCACGAGGGCCGCAAGCACATCGTCCGCCGCATGCTCTCCGAGGCGGGCTTCCCCGTCGACAAGCTCGTCCGGACCTCCTTCGGTCCCATCGAGCTGGGCGACCAGAAGTCCGGCTGGCTGCGCCGCCTGACCAACACCGAGGTCGGCATGCTCATGCGCGAGGTCGGTCTGTAA
- a CDS encoding ParA family protein, which produces MTTPQKSMDGLDVNSRAGDLSGEKPVGFADYENVPEGHFYDPDAEYEPDPEYAATLAPDAARQRRERIGPTGRPLPYFPIPGPLTDHGPAKIIAMCNQKGGVGKTTSTINLGAALAEYGRRVLLVDFDPQGALSVGLGVNPMELDLTVYNLLMERGMSADEVLLKTAVPNMDLLPSNIDLSAAEVQLVSEVARESTLQRALKPLMADYDYIVIDCQPSLGLLTVNALTAAHKVIVPLECEFFALRGVALLTETIEKVQERLNPELELDGILATMYDSRTVHSREVLARVVEAFDDHVYHTVIGRTVRFPETTVAGEPITTYASNSVGAAAYRQLAREVLARCHAE; this is translated from the coding sequence ATGACGACGCCCCAAAAGAGCATGGACGGCCTAGACGTGAACTCCAGGGCCGGCGACCTGAGCGGCGAAAAGCCCGTGGGTTTCGCCGACTACGAAAACGTGCCCGAAGGGCACTTCTACGACCCCGACGCGGAGTACGAGCCCGACCCCGAGTACGCGGCCACCCTCGCCCCCGACGCTGCCCGTCAGCGCCGGGAGCGGATCGGCCCGACCGGACGGCCGCTGCCGTACTTCCCGATCCCGGGTCCGCTGACCGACCACGGTCCGGCGAAGATCATCGCGATGTGCAACCAGAAGGGCGGCGTGGGCAAGACCACGTCGACCATCAACCTGGGTGCGGCGCTCGCCGAGTACGGGCGCCGCGTGCTGCTCGTCGACTTCGACCCGCAGGGCGCGCTGTCCGTGGGCCTCGGCGTGAACCCGATGGAACTCGACCTGACGGTCTACAACCTGCTCATGGAGCGGGGCATGTCGGCCGACGAGGTGCTGCTCAAGACCGCGGTTCCCAACATGGACCTGCTGCCGAGCAACATCGACCTGTCCGCCGCCGAAGTGCAGTTGGTCAGCGAGGTCGCGAGAGAGTCGACGCTGCAGCGGGCGCTGAAGCCCCTGATGGCCGACTACGACTACATCGTGATCGACTGTCAGCCCTCGCTCGGCCTGCTGACCGTGAACGCCCTGACGGCGGCTCACAAGGTCATCGTGCCGCTGGAGTGCGAGTTCTTCGCACTGCGCGGTGTGGCGCTGCTGACCGAGACCATCGAGAAGGTGCAGGAGCGGCTCAACCCGGAGCTGGAGCTCGACGGCATCCTCGCCACGATGTACGACTCCCGTACGGTGCACAGCCGCGAGGTGCTGGCGCGCGTCGTCGAGGCCTTCGACGACCACGTCTACCACACGGTCATCGGCCGTACGGTGCGCTTCCCGGAGACCACGGTCGCCGGTGAGCCCATCACCACGTACGCCTCCAACTCCGTCGGGGCCGCCGCCTATCGCCAGCTGGCCAGGGAGGTGCTCGCCCGGTGTCACGCCGAGTGA
- the ald gene encoding alanine dehydrogenase: protein MKVGIPREVKNNEFRVAITPAGVHELVRGGHQVFVEQNAGVGSSITDAEYVAAGAEILGTADEVWATADLLLKVKEPIAEEYHRLRKDQTLFTYLHLAASRECTDALLESGTTAIAYETVELANRALPLLAPMSEVAGRLAPQVGAYHLMRSAGGRGVLPGGVPGTHAGECVVIGGGVSGWNAAQIAIGMGFHVTLLDKDINKLREADKIFGTKIKTIVSNAYELEKAVVEADLVIGAVLIPGAKAPKLVTNELVAKMKPGSVLVDIAIDQGGCFEDSRPTTHAEPTFQVHNSVFYCVANMPGAVPNTSTYALTNATLPYIVQLANLGWVEALRRDPALALGLNTHDGQVVYGPVAEAHGLPTLELGTLLG from the coding sequence ATGAAGGTCGGCATCCCCCGCGAGGTCAAGAACAACGAGTTCCGGGTCGCCATCACGCCCGCCGGCGTGCATGAGCTGGTCCGAGGCGGCCACCAGGTCTTCGTCGAGCAGAACGCCGGTGTCGGCTCCTCGATCACGGACGCCGAGTACGTCGCCGCCGGCGCCGAGATCCTCGGTACCGCGGACGAGGTCTGGGCCACCGCCGACCTGCTGCTGAAGGTCAAGGAGCCCATCGCCGAGGAGTACCACCGCCTCCGCAAGGACCAGACCCTCTTCACCTACCTGCACCTCGCGGCCTCCCGCGAGTGCACGGACGCCCTCCTGGAGTCCGGCACCACCGCCATCGCGTACGAGACGGTCGAGCTCGCGAACCGCGCGCTCCCGCTGCTCGCCCCGATGTCCGAGGTCGCGGGCCGCCTGGCCCCGCAGGTCGGCGCCTACCACCTGATGCGCTCGGCCGGCGGCCGCGGCGTGCTCCCCGGCGGCGTCCCCGGCACCCACGCCGGCGAGTGCGTGGTCATCGGCGGCGGCGTCTCCGGCTGGAACGCCGCGCAGATCGCCATCGGCATGGGCTTCCACGTGACCCTGCTCGACAAGGACATCAACAAGCTCCGCGAGGCCGACAAGATCTTCGGCACGAAGATCAAGACGATCGTCTCCAACGCCTACGAGCTGGAGAAGGCCGTCGTCGAGGCCGACCTCGTCATCGGCGCCGTCCTGATCCCGGGTGCGAAGGCCCCGAAGCTGGTCACCAACGAGCTCGTCGCCAAGATGAAGCCCGGAAGTGTCCTTGTCGACATTGCGATCGACCAGGGCGGCTGCTTCGAGGACTCCCGTCCGACCACCCACGCCGAGCCGACCTTCCAGGTCCACAACTCGGTCTTCTACTGCGTCGCGAACATGCCGGGCGCGGTGCCGAACACCTCCACCTACGCGCTGACCAACGCCACGCTGCCCTACATCGTGCAGCTCGCGAACCTCGGCTGGGTCGAGGCGCTGCGCCGTGACCCCGCGCTCGCGCTGGGCCTCAACACCCATGACGGCCAGGTCGTTTACGGTCCGGTCGCCGAGGCCCACGGCCTGCCGACCCTTGAGCTGGGCACGCTGCTCGGCTGA
- a CDS encoding CTP synthase: MTTKHIFVTGGVASSLGKGLTASSLGALLKARGLRVTMQKLDPYLNVDPGTMNPFQHGEVFVTNDGAETDLDIGHYERFLDVDLDGSANVTTGQVYSQVIAKERRGEYLGDTVQVIPHITNEIKHRIRRMATEDVDVVITEVGGTVGDIESLPFLETVRQVRHEVGRDNVFVVHISLLPYIGPSGELKTKPTQHSVAALRNIGIQPDAIVLRADREVPTSIKRKISLMCDVDEAAVVAAIDAKSIYDIPKVLHTEGLDAYVVRKLDLPFRDVDWTVWEDLLDRVHNPDHEVKVALVGKYIDLPDAYLSVTEALRAGGFANRARVQIKWVTSDDCKTPAGAAAVLGDVDAICVPGGFGDRGVNGKVGAITYARENRIPLLGLCLGLQCVVIEAARNLAGITEANSTEFDASTPHPVISTMEEQLAFVEGAGDLGGTMRLGMYPAKLAEGSIVREVYGDQAYVDERHRHRYEVNNAYRGELEKKAGLVFSGTSPDNKLVEYVEYPREVHPYLVATQAHPELRSRPTRPHPLFAGLVKAAVERQQAAKAK, encoded by the coding sequence ATGACGACCAAGCACATCTTCGTCACCGGGGGTGTCGCCTCCTCCCTCGGCAAGGGCCTGACGGCCTCCAGCCTGGGTGCGCTGCTCAAGGCGCGGGGCCTTCGGGTCACGATGCAGAAGCTCGACCCGTACCTGAACGTCGACCCGGGCACGATGAACCCCTTCCAGCACGGTGAGGTGTTCGTCACCAACGACGGCGCCGAGACCGACCTGGACATCGGCCACTACGAGCGCTTCCTCGACGTGGACCTCGACGGCTCGGCCAACGTCACCACCGGCCAGGTCTACTCCCAGGTCATCGCCAAGGAGCGGCGCGGCGAGTACCTCGGTGACACCGTGCAGGTCATCCCGCACATCACCAACGAGATCAAGCACCGCATCCGCCGCATGGCGACCGAGGACGTCGACGTCGTCATCACCGAGGTCGGCGGCACGGTCGGCGACATCGAGTCGCTCCCGTTCCTGGAGACCGTCCGCCAGGTCCGCCACGAGGTCGGCCGCGACAACGTCTTCGTCGTGCACATCTCGCTGCTGCCCTACATCGGCCCCTCCGGCGAGCTCAAGACCAAGCCCACCCAGCACTCGGTCGCCGCCCTGCGCAACATCGGCATCCAGCCGGACGCGATCGTGCTGCGCGCCGACCGCGAGGTCCCGACCTCCATCAAGCGCAAGATCTCGCTGATGTGCGACGTGGACGAGGCGGCCGTCGTCGCGGCCATCGACGCCAAGTCGATCTACGACATCCCGAAGGTGTTGCACACCGAGGGCCTCGACGCGTACGTCGTGCGCAAGCTCGACCTGCCGTTCCGCGACGTGGACTGGACGGTCTGGGAAGACCTGCTGGACCGCGTCCACAACCCCGACCACGAGGTCAAGGTCGCGCTCGTCGGCAAGTACATCGACCTGCCCGACGCCTACCTGTCGGTGACCGAGGCGCTGCGCGCCGGCGGTTTCGCCAACCGGGCCCGCGTCCAGATCAAGTGGGTCACCTCCGACGACTGCAAGACCCCGGCGGGTGCCGCCGCCGTCCTCGGCGACGTGGACGCGATCTGCGTGCCCGGCGGCTTCGGCGACCGCGGTGTCAACGGCAAGGTCGGCGCCATCACCTACGCCCGCGAGAACAGGATCCCGCTGCTCGGCCTGTGCCTGGGCCTGCAGTGCGTGGTCATCGAGGCCGCGCGCAACCTGGCGGGCATCACGGAGGCCAACTCCACCGAGTTCGACGCCTCCACCCCGCACCCGGTGATCTCCACGATGGAGGAGCAGCTGGCCTTCGTCGAGGGCGCCGGCGACCTGGGCGGAACGATGCGCCTGGGCATGTACCCGGCCAAGCTGGCCGAGGGCTCCATCGTGCGCGAGGTCTACGGCGACCAGGCGTACGTGGACGAGCGCCACCGCCACCGCTACGAGGTCAACAACGCCTACCGCGGCGAACTGGAGAAGAAGGCCGGCCTCGTCTTCTCCGGCACCTCCCCGGACAACAAGCTCGTCGAGTACGTCGAGTACCCGCGCGAGGTGCACCCCTACCTGGTGGCCACCCAGGCCCACCCGGAGCTGCGCTCGCGCCCGACCCGGCCGCACCCGCTGTTCGCGGGCCTGGTCAAGGCCGCGGTGGAGCGTCAGCAGGCCGCGAAGGCCAAGTGA
- a CDS encoding tetratricopeptide repeat protein, with protein sequence MCPPRSTRVVALRELRSQPEGRERSGSVTDFVGRRRELKELREDIARTGLDTLSGRKAKSPRARVLLVAGRPGSGRTALAEAFVREVGGDYPDGVLRTRLTSPGGQAVTTERAIRNLLEGLGEPTPPGAAEDELSSALRAALAHRKAILLVDDAADPYQVDALLPDTPECLVVITAEGPLTGIPDVRPCTLGGLDTPSGVQMLAQRIGDTRITVDPYAAEALVEECGGQPAALALAGGWLAAHPKAAVSDVAKQLHEMSPGTDGPLGRGFRLVYESLPQPAQRTLRLLPLAPAGIVDSHTASALAGCSVAAAQSTLEDFAGLGLLRHGSDGLFGLPGCLVPMLQALLESKERPAEVQLARARMLERTVRLLHSCRVMAEAEDEGAPGPAGADVRQKLDGVPRALRFPDRRAAAKWLDTRLPALSAAATLAVADGGLDTLARRLVAALVRALAEHRGTAAAAPELYGLHRLVLDVAERRSLYREQAAALLNLADLDAETGRTQEALERYRAALDAGRAANDPYATGRAMESVGGAYQELADWHRAADWFGRALSQALARGERADEARLYGRLGNVHTYAGRYGDALRSWRAAAAGYRKLADVPGQAKALSEMARIQEYAGRPEESLHTCREAVELARRAADLRLQAALQVRLADTLDQLGDPAAARLHRSAADRLLGDDPAACEIRSGSD encoded by the coding sequence ATGTGTCCGCCGCGCTCCACACGGGTCGTCGCTCTGCGTGAACTACGCTCGCAACCCGAAGGCAGGGAGAGGAGCGGATCCGTGACGGATTTCGTCGGGCGGCGGCGTGAGCTCAAGGAGCTGCGCGAGGACATCGCACGGACCGGGCTCGACACCCTCTCGGGACGCAAGGCCAAGTCCCCCCGCGCCCGCGTCCTCCTCGTGGCCGGGCGCCCCGGGTCGGGGCGCACCGCCCTCGCCGAGGCGTTCGTGCGCGAGGTCGGCGGGGACTACCCCGACGGGGTCCTGCGCACCCGGCTCACCTCCCCCGGCGGGCAGGCCGTCACCACCGAGCGGGCGATCCGGAACCTGCTGGAGGGGCTCGGGGAGCCCACGCCCCCCGGCGCCGCCGAGGACGAGCTCAGCTCCGCCCTGCGCGCCGCCCTCGCCCACCGCAAGGCGATCCTGCTCGTCGACGACGCCGCCGATCCGTACCAGGTCGACGCGTTGCTGCCCGACACCCCCGAATGCCTCGTCGTCATCACCGCCGAAGGGCCGCTCACCGGGATTCCGGATGTCCGCCCGTGCACCCTCGGCGGTCTCGACACCCCCTCCGGGGTCCAGATGCTCGCCCAGCGCATCGGGGACACCCGGATCACGGTCGACCCGTACGCGGCCGAGGCCCTCGTCGAGGAGTGCGGCGGGCAGCCCGCCGCACTGGCCCTGGCCGGCGGCTGGCTCGCCGCGCACCCCAAGGCCGCCGTCTCGGACGTGGCCAAGCAGCTGCACGAGATGTCCCCGGGCACCGACGGGCCGCTCGGCCGCGGCTTCCGGCTCGTCTACGAGTCCCTGCCGCAGCCAGCCCAGCGCACCCTCCGCTTGCTGCCGCTGGCCCCTGCCGGGATCGTCGACTCGCACACGGCCTCCGCCCTCGCCGGCTGCTCCGTGGCCGCGGCCCAGTCCACCCTGGAGGACTTCGCCGGGCTGGGCCTGCTGCGCCACGGATCCGACGGGCTCTTCGGGCTGCCCGGCTGCCTGGTGCCGATGCTCCAGGCCCTGCTGGAGAGCAAGGAGCGCCCCGCCGAGGTCCAGCTGGCCCGGGCCCGGATGCTGGAGCGCACCGTACGCCTGCTGCACTCCTGCCGGGTCATGGCCGAGGCCGAGGACGAGGGGGCGCCCGGCCCGGCCGGGGCGGACGTACGGCAGAAGCTGGACGGGGTGCCGCGGGCACTGCGCTTCCCCGACCGGCGGGCCGCCGCCAAGTGGCTCGACACCCGGCTGCCCGCGCTGTCCGCGGCCGCCACCCTGGCCGTGGCCGACGGCGGGCTGGACACCCTGGCCCGCCGGCTGGTCGCCGCCCTCGTACGGGCCCTGGCGGAGCACCGCGGCACCGCCGCGGCGGCCCCCGAGCTGTACGGGCTGCACCGGCTGGTCCTGGACGTGGCCGAGCGCCGCAGCCTGTACCGGGAGCAGGCCGCGGCCCTGCTGAACCTGGCCGACCTGGACGCCGAGACCGGCCGCACCCAGGAGGCGCTGGAGCGCTACCGTGCCGCGCTGGACGCCGGACGGGCCGCGAACGACCCGTACGCGACGGGCCGCGCGATGGAATCCGTAGGCGGTGCCTACCAGGAGCTCGCGGACTGGCACCGGGCCGCCGACTGGTTCGGCCGGGCCCTGTCCCAGGCCCTCGCGCGCGGGGAGCGGGCGGACGAGGCCAGGCTCTACGGACGCCTGGGCAACGTGCACACGTACGCGGGCCGCTACGGGGACGCGCTGCGCAGCTGGCGGGCCGCCGCCGCGGGGTACCGGAAACTGGCCGATGTGCCGGGCCAGGCAAAGGCGTTGAGCGAGATGGCGCGAATCCAGGAGTACGCCGGGCGGCCCGAGGAATCGCTGCACACCTGCCGCGAGGCGGTGGAGCTCGCGCGCCGGGCCGCAGACCTGCGGCTTCAGGCGGCGCTCCAGGTGCGTCTCGCCGACACCCTCGACCAGCTGGGCGACCCGGCGGCCGCGAGGCTGCACCGGTCCGCGGCCGACAGATTGCTGGGAGATGACCCCGCAGCCTGCGAAATCCGTAGTGGTTCCGACTGA
- the pnuC gene encoding nicotinamide riboside transporter PnuC produces MSWTEILGFATGALCVWLVARQHVANWPIGIANNVFFIVLFAQSGLYADAGLQIVFIALAAYGWWSWTHGGGPGTAEALPVRRTTRTEWAVLAAAGAVGVLALTLLLGRVTDSTVPFWDALTTGLSLMATYGQCRKLVESWWLWIAADLVYIPLYAYKGLYLTSALYVGFLALCVVGLLGWRRTLPARGARTAAEAAA; encoded by the coding sequence ATGAGCTGGACCGAAATCCTGGGCTTCGCCACCGGAGCCCTGTGCGTCTGGCTCGTCGCCCGGCAGCACGTGGCGAACTGGCCGATCGGCATCGCCAACAACGTCTTCTTCATCGTGCTGTTCGCCCAGTCCGGCCTGTACGCCGACGCCGGGCTCCAGATCGTCTTCATCGCCCTCGCCGCGTACGGCTGGTGGTCCTGGACCCACGGGGGTGGACCAGGAACCGCCGAGGCCCTGCCGGTGCGCCGCACCACGCGCACCGAATGGGCCGTGCTGGCCGCGGCGGGGGCGGTGGGGGTGCTCGCGCTCACGCTCCTGCTGGGCCGGGTCACCGACTCCACCGTCCCCTTCTGGGACGCGCTGACCACCGGGCTCTCGCTCATGGCCACCTACGGCCAGTGCCGCAAACTGGTCGAGTCCTGGTGGCTGTGGATCGCCGCCGACCTCGTGTACATCCCGCTGTACGCCTACAAGGGGCTGTACCTGACCTCGGCCCTGTACGTCGGCTTCCTCGCGCTCTGCGTGGTCGGCCTGCTCGGCTGGCGCCGTACGCTGCCGGCGCGCGGCGCCCGTACGGCGGCGGAGGCGGCCGCATGA
- a CDS encoding NUDIX domain-containing protein encodes MGIADSGESWEVIASRTPFEGAKTAVRSDQVSMPDGSVVRRDYQVHPGSVCVLALDEDGGVLVLRQYRHPVRHKLWELPAGLLDVPGENPLHAAQRELYEEAHVKAEDWRVLVDFFASPGGSDEAIRIFLARGLSEAEGERYAVSEEEADMEIARVPLADLVRGILEGRLGNPGLVTGALALSAALAAPGGLDALRPAQPPWPARPYEV; translated from the coding sequence ATGGGCATCGCAGACAGCGGGGAGTCGTGGGAGGTCATCGCCTCACGGACCCCGTTCGAGGGCGCGAAGACGGCGGTCCGCTCGGACCAGGTGAGCATGCCGGACGGATCGGTGGTGCGCCGGGACTACCAGGTGCACCCGGGATCGGTGTGCGTGCTCGCGCTCGACGAGGACGGCGGCGTGCTCGTGCTGCGCCAGTACCGCCACCCCGTACGGCACAAGCTGTGGGAGCTCCCGGCCGGGCTGCTCGACGTACCCGGCGAGAACCCCCTGCACGCGGCCCAGCGAGAGCTGTACGAGGAGGCGCACGTCAAGGCGGAGGACTGGCGGGTGCTCGTGGACTTCTTCGCGTCCCCCGGCGGCTCCGACGAGGCGATCCGGATCTTCCTCGCGCGCGGCCTCTCCGAGGCCGAGGGGGAGCGGTACGCCGTGTCCGAGGAGGAGGCGGACATGGAGATCGCCCGCGTTCCGCTCGCGGACCTGGTCCGCGGGATCCTGGAGGGCCGGCTGGGCAACCCGGGCCTGGTCACCGGAGCCCTGGCGCTGTCCGCGGCGCTCGCCGCCCCGGGCGGCCTGGACGCCCTGCGCCCGGCCCAGCCGCCGTGGCCGGCCCGCCCGTACGAGGTCTGA
- a CDS encoding segregation and condensation protein A — MPPPVDPSRPARRSLGRGPREPHVPPEGPAAPGPGEESGEAPAPAEAPTGAPQGSVEGFAEAPAPAEAPQEQVEGSAGVPAPAGAPQDAVDGFAEAPEAPAPAEVPARVEAPAGASQGDGRFTLRLANFEGPFDLLLQLISRHKLDVTEVALSKVTDEFMAHIRAMGPDWDLDQTTEFLVVAATLLDLKAARLLPAAEVEDEADLALLEARDLLFARLLQYRAYKQIAEIFERRAESEGRRYPRTVGLEDHHAELLPEVVISIGAEGFARLAVKAMQPKAKPQVYVDHIHAPLVSVREQAALVVALLKTRGEATFQELTEDAGDTLTVVARFLALLELYREKAVVLDQEEALKTLTVRWSGGDGDGMPTVTDEFDRIVEVKE; from the coding sequence ATGCCCCCTCCCGTAGATCCCAGCCGCCCCGCCCGCCGCAGTCTGGGGCGCGGGCCGCGAGAGCCCCACGTACCCCCTGAGGGGCCCGCGGCGCCGGGGCCGGGCGAGGAGTCCGGTGAGGCCCCCGCGCCCGCGGAGGCCCCCACAGGGGCCCCGCAGGGGTCGGTGGAGGGCTTCGCCGAGGCTCCCGCGCCCGCCGAGGCCCCGCAGGAGCAGGTGGAGGGCTCCGCGGGGGTCCCCGCTCCCGCCGGGGCCCCGCAGGATGCGGTGGACGGTTTCGCCGAGGCCCCCGAGGCACCCGCGCCCGCGGAGGTACCCGCGCGCGTCGAGGCTCCCGCAGGGGCCTCGCAGGGCGACGGGCGGTTCACGTTGCGGCTCGCCAACTTCGAGGGGCCCTTCGACCTCCTGCTCCAGCTGATCTCCCGGCACAAGCTCGACGTCACCGAGGTGGCCCTCTCCAAGGTCACCGACGAGTTCATGGCGCACATCCGGGCCATGGGCCCCGACTGGGACCTCGACCAGACCACCGAGTTCCTCGTGGTCGCCGCGACCCTGCTCGACCTCAAGGCGGCCCGCCTGCTGCCCGCCGCCGAGGTCGAGGACGAGGCCGACCTCGCCCTGCTGGAGGCCCGCGACCTGCTCTTCGCCCGGCTGCTCCAGTACCGCGCGTACAAACAGATCGCCGAGATCTTCGAGCGGCGCGCCGAGAGCGAGGGCCGCCGCTACCCGCGCACCGTCGGCCTGGAGGACCACCACGCCGAGCTCCTGCCCGAGGTCGTCATCAGCATCGGCGCCGAGGGGTTCGCCCGGCTCGCGGTCAAGGCGATGCAGCCCAAGGCGAAGCCCCAGGTCTACGTCGACCACATCCACGCCCCGCTGGTCAGCGTGCGGGAGCAGGCCGCCCTCGTGGTCGCCCTGCTCAAGACGCGCGGCGAGGCCACCTTCCAGGAGCTCACCGAGGACGCGGGCGACACCCTCACCGTCGTCGCGCGCTTCCTGGCGCTCCTGGAGCTCTACCGGGAGAAGGCGGTGGTCCTCGACCAGGAGGAGGCCCTGAAGACGCTGACCGTGCGCTGGAGCGGCGGGGACGGCGACGGGATGCCGACCGTCACCGACGAGTTCGACCGGATCGTGGAGGTCAAGGAGTGA